In one window of Comamonas testosteroni DNA:
- a CDS encoding ammonium transporter, with protein sequence MEMVPLTAIDKADTGWVMVASALVLLMTLPGIALFYAGLVRRKNVVNTMVAVFAVACVVTLTWFGLGYSLAFTAESAWLGNLGRAWFASLHFDGRRSVISVSHLAPHLPEAAYALFQAAFAIITTSLIVGAVVERMRFAALLVFAALWSVVVYAPVAHWVWESGGWLNQLGALDFAGGAVVHVNAGVAALVCAFMMGRRRGYGTEPFEPHSLGWTAMGTALLLFGWFGFNAGSALSADGRAALAFVVTLVAASAAGLAWMVVEWLVRGAPTLLGLLSGMVGGLVAITPAAGFVQVGSAVWIGLIAGALCFWGATWLKRRLGADDSLDVFGVHGVGGIAGSILTAVFADPLIAGTGATVLNQLIAVAAVAAYSGAATAGLLVLIRLLMPLRVDAVQEIEGLDISLHLERQH encoded by the coding sequence ATGGAAATGGTGCCATTGACTGCCATCGACAAGGCAGACACGGGTTGGGTCATGGTTGCGTCGGCGCTGGTCTTGCTGATGACCTTGCCGGGCATCGCCCTGTTCTATGCGGGGCTGGTGCGTCGCAAGAATGTGGTCAACACCATGGTGGCCGTGTTCGCGGTGGCCTGTGTGGTGACCCTGACCTGGTTCGGCCTGGGCTACTCGCTCGCGTTTACTGCCGAGTCTGCCTGGCTGGGCAATCTGGGGCGCGCCTGGTTTGCCTCATTGCACTTTGATGGCCGGCGCAGCGTGATCTCTGTCAGCCATCTGGCGCCGCATCTGCCCGAAGCGGCCTATGCCCTGTTCCAGGCCGCATTCGCCATCATCACCACCTCGCTGATCGTGGGGGCCGTGGTCGAGCGCATGCGCTTTGCGGCCCTGCTGGTGTTTGCCGCGCTGTGGAGCGTGGTGGTCTATGCACCGGTGGCGCACTGGGTGTGGGAGAGCGGCGGCTGGCTGAACCAGCTGGGCGCACTGGACTTTGCCGGCGGTGCCGTGGTGCATGTGAACGCGGGCGTGGCAGCGCTGGTCTGTGCCTTCATGATGGGGCGCAGGCGTGGCTATGGCACCGAGCCCTTCGAGCCGCACAGCCTGGGCTGGACGGCCATGGGCACGGCCTTGCTGCTGTTCGGCTGGTTCGGCTTCAACGCCGGATCGGCCCTGTCCGCCGACGGGCGTGCAGCGCTGGCCTTTGTGGTCACGCTGGTGGCGGCCTCGGCCGCCGGACTGGCATGGATGGTGGTGGAGTGGCTGGTTCGCGGCGCTCCGACCTTGCTGGGACTGCTCTCGGGCATGGTGGGCGGTCTGGTCGCCATCACTCCTGCCGCCGGATTTGTGCAGGTGGGCAGTGCGGTGTGGATAGGCCTGATTGCGGGCGCCCTGTGCTTCTGGGGCGCAACCTGGCTCAAGCGCCGGCTGGGGGCCGACGACTCGCTCGATGTCTTCGGCGTGCACGGTGTGGGCGGCATTGCCGGCTCCATCCTCACGGCGGTGTTTGCCGACCCCCTGATCGCAGGCACAGGCGCCACGGTGCTGAATCAGCTGATTGCGGTGGCAGCGGTGGCTGCCTACAGCGGCGCAGCCACGGCCGGGTTGCTGGTGCTGATCCGTCTGCTGATGCCGTTGCGGGTGGATGCCGTGCAGGAAATCGAGGGCCTGGATATCAGCCTGCATCTGGAGCGTCAGCACTAG
- the trpB gene encoding tryptophan synthase subunit beta has product MTQNPQAMPDAQGFFGPYGGQLVPPELKQCMDEIAAAYEEIVRRQDFQDELAALFADYVGRPSPIFHAKRLSDQLGGAQIHLKREDLNHTGAHKINHCLGEALLAKFMGKKKVIAETGAGQHGVALATACALVGIPCEIHMGQVDIEKEHPNVTKMRILGCNLVPVTRGAATLKEAVDSAFEVYLQDPVNTIYAIGSVVGPHPFPMMVRDFQSIVGREAREQFQSRHGKLPDHVAACVGGGSNAMGIFTAFLGDASVHLVGVEPAGEGVDKPGRHAATLSVGKPGEIHGMKCYVLENADGTPAAVHSIASGLDYPGVGPQHSYLKDIGRVDYQSVDDQECLNAFMTLSRVEGIIPALESAHAVAWAMREAPGLGKDQHILVNLSGRGDKDADYVAKKLGL; this is encoded by the coding sequence ATGACCCAGAACCCCCAGGCCATGCCCGATGCGCAAGGCTTCTTCGGCCCCTACGGCGGCCAGCTCGTGCCGCCAGAGCTCAAGCAATGCATGGACGAGATTGCCGCGGCCTACGAAGAGATCGTCAGGCGTCAGGACTTCCAGGACGAGCTGGCCGCGCTGTTTGCCGACTATGTGGGCCGACCCAGCCCCATCTTTCATGCCAAGCGCCTGTCCGATCAACTGGGCGGCGCGCAGATCCATCTCAAGCGCGAGGATCTGAATCACACGGGCGCTCACAAGATCAACCACTGCCTGGGCGAGGCGCTGCTGGCCAAGTTCATGGGCAAGAAAAAAGTCATTGCCGAGACCGGCGCCGGCCAGCATGGCGTGGCCCTGGCCACGGCCTGTGCACTGGTGGGCATTCCCTGCGAGATTCACATGGGCCAGGTGGATATCGAGAAGGAACACCCCAACGTCACCAAGATGCGCATTCTGGGCTGCAATCTGGTGCCCGTGACGCGCGGCGCAGCCACGCTGAAGGAAGCCGTGGACAGCGCCTTCGAGGTCTATCTGCAAGACCCCGTCAACACCATTTACGCGATTGGCTCGGTGGTCGGCCCCCACCCCTTTCCCATGATGGTGCGGGACTTCCAGTCCATCGTCGGTCGTGAGGCACGCGAGCAGTTCCAGAGCCGGCATGGCAAGCTGCCCGACCATGTGGCGGCCTGCGTGGGCGGGGGCAGCAATGCCATGGGCATCTTCACGGCCTTCCTGGGTGACGCATCCGTGCATCTGGTGGGCGTGGAGCCTGCCGGCGAGGGCGTGGACAAGCCCGGCCGCCATGCCGCCACGCTGTCGGTTGGCAAGCCCGGCGAGATTCACGGCATGAAGTGCTATGTGCTGGAGAACGCCGACGGAACGCCGGCCGCCGTGCACAGCATTGCCTCGGGCCTGGACTACCCGGGCGTGGGCCCGCAGCACAGCTACCTCAAGGATATAGGCCGCGTTGACTACCAGTCCGTGGACGACCAAGAGTGCCTGAATGCCTTCATGACGCTGTCGCGCGTGGAGGGCATCATCCCGGCTCTGGAAAGTGCACACGCCGTGGCCTGGGCCATGCGCGAAGCGCCGGGGCTTGGCAAGGACCAGCATATTCTGGTCAATCTCTCGGGACGCGGCGACAAGGATGCCGATTACGTCGCCAAGAAGCTGGGGCTGTAA
- a CDS encoding glycerophosphodiester phosphodiesterase family protein — MPEPMSHTRHPAFALTLLAALALSACGGGDGPTPAPAPQFLTLDGKQPQVIAHRGYSGLYPEQTQMAYEKAIDAGADMIELDMHLSRDCQLVARHNAWLSDSTNIAEVAKINAYVAGRKRNTPGVLVNVKYPAIAANGPAQYLSDRIDPNNQKSVLQALVVDGEDHTGDWSISDFTLHELRTLFGGTTLDNRADRPSEWNGKLPLISAQDVIDIALAKGKAAGRTIAVYAETKNPYWNNQQAIANSCGTGEHPFEDAVMALLDSNNLNRKEAPIYIQSFDPNSLKYLRKAGMQAKAVQLIDGNDYNFRDGSVGYITADEWTFISGRPYSWTLAGDARTFAVMQTPAGLAEIKTYADGIGPWKPQVLAHSVVPYKDGAGLKDVNTLKDTGLIANAHKAGLVVHSFTFRSEASRLAGIFKGDPLQEYLPYYRLGIDGVFTDFTADGVKARDAYIAELTKQ; from the coding sequence ATGCCTGAACCTATGTCCCATACCCGCCACCCCGCCTTTGCTCTGACCTTGCTTGCCGCCCTTGCCCTGAGCGCCTGTGGCGGTGGAGACGGCCCGACGCCGGCACCTGCGCCGCAGTTTCTGACGCTGGACGGCAAGCAGCCCCAGGTCATCGCCCACCGCGGCTATTCGGGGCTGTACCCCGAGCAGACACAGATGGCCTACGAGAAAGCCATCGATGCCGGTGCCGACATGATCGAGCTGGACATGCACCTGAGCCGCGACTGCCAGCTGGTGGCTCGCCACAACGCCTGGCTCAGCGACAGCACCAATATCGCCGAGGTCGCCAAGATCAATGCCTATGTGGCGGGCCGCAAGCGCAACACGCCCGGCGTGCTGGTCAACGTGAAGTACCCGGCCATTGCCGCCAACGGCCCCGCGCAGTACCTGAGCGACCGCATCGATCCTAACAATCAGAAGTCGGTGCTGCAGGCGCTGGTGGTCGATGGCGAGGACCACACCGGCGACTGGTCCATCTCGGACTTCACCCTGCATGAGCTGCGCACGCTGTTTGGCGGCACCACGCTGGACAACCGCGCCGATCGCCCCAGCGAATGGAATGGCAAGCTGCCGCTGATCAGCGCCCAGGATGTGATCGATATCGCGCTGGCCAAGGGCAAGGCGGCAGGCCGCACGATTGCCGTCTACGCCGAGACCAAGAATCCTTACTGGAACAACCAGCAGGCCATTGCCAACAGTTGCGGCACGGGCGAGCACCCGTTCGAAGATGCCGTGATGGCGCTGCTGGACAGCAACAACCTCAACCGCAAGGAAGCGCCCATCTACATCCAGAGCTTCGACCCCAACAGCCTGAAGTATCTGCGCAAGGCGGGCATGCAGGCCAAGGCGGTGCAGCTGATCGATGGCAACGACTACAACTTCAGGGACGGCTCCGTAGGCTATATCACCGCCGACGAATGGACCTTCATCAGCGGCCGCCCCTATAGCTGGACTCTGGCCGGCGATGCGCGCACCTTCGCAGTCATGCAGACGCCGGCAGGCCTGGCCGAGATCAAGACCTATGCCGACGGCATCGGCCCCTGGAAGCCCCAGGTGCTGGCCCATTCCGTCGTTCCGTACAAGGACGGCGCAGGCCTCAAGGACGTCAACACGCTCAAGGACACCGGCCTGATCGCCAACGCCCACAAGGCCGGCCTGGTGGTGCACAGCTTTACCTTCCGCAGCGAGGCCAGCCGGCTCGCGGGCATCTTCAAGGGCGACCCGCTGCAGGAATATCTGCCTTACTACCGTCTGGGCATTGACGGCGTGTTCACCGACTTCACGGCCGATGGCGTGAAGGCCCGCGATGCCTATATTGCCGAGCTGACAAAGCAATAG
- a CDS encoding GntR family transcriptional regulator: MTPASPQHIAERVVEAILAQKLAPGERLGEQELANNFDVSRTVVREALMQLQARGFVQVQARRGWYVVQPSAAEAMDAFSARRIIETGILQEAGKPLQRVITRLRRHIAQEQKAIAGADSATRAFLLADFHVCLAEQMGHRLLADTLRDLTARTTLAATLYQSTHSASQSCAEHERIVAALERGDTEGAKALLLEHIGMVERSLEIRATETEEPGDRLRATLAPVLKQRL, translated from the coding sequence ATGACTCCTGCCTCTCCACAACACATCGCGGAACGCGTTGTCGAAGCCATCCTGGCCCAGAAGCTGGCACCCGGCGAACGACTGGGAGAGCAGGAGCTGGCCAACAACTTCGACGTCAGCCGCACCGTGGTGCGCGAAGCGCTGATGCAGCTGCAGGCGCGTGGCTTTGTCCAGGTTCAGGCCCGCAGGGGCTGGTACGTGGTCCAGCCCTCGGCGGCCGAGGCCATGGACGCGTTCTCTGCCCGGCGGATCATCGAGACCGGCATATTGCAGGAGGCCGGCAAGCCGCTGCAGCGCGTCATCACCAGGCTGCGCCGCCATATCGCCCAGGAGCAAAAAGCCATTGCCGGCGCGGACAGCGCCACGCGTGCCTTCCTGCTTGCGGATTTCCATGTCTGCCTGGCCGAACAGATGGGCCACCGGCTGCTGGCCGACACGCTGCGCGATCTGACGGCACGCACCACCCTGGCTGCCACGCTCTATCAGTCCACGCACAGCGCCAGCCAGTCCTGCGCCGAGCACGAACGCATCGTGGCCGCCCTGGAGCGCGGCGACACCGAGGGTGCCAAGGCCCTGCTGCTGGAGCATATAGGCATGGTGGAGCGCTCGCTGGAAATCCGCGCGACCGAGACCGAGGAGCCCGGCGACCGGCTGCGTGCCACACTCGCCCCCGTGCTCAAGCAACGCCTCTGA
- a CDS encoding C4-dicarboxylate transporter DctA gives MRRFVRSLFGQVVIALILGVLAGLLAPEWAVKLKPLGDGFIKLIKMIIPILVFCVVVHGIAGAGDLKRVGRVGVKALIYFEVLTTIALGMGLVLAFVFEPGVGMNVDTSKLDASAMAAYASNADKLTSGGTVDFLMKLIPTTVVEAFAKGDVLQVLLFAVLFGCALTMLGERGKPVSDLVDALSMALFKVMGIIIKLAPLGVLGAIAFTVGQYGIGSLKQLGMLVALFYVSVLIFVFVVLGLVMRLSGFSLIKLLRYLREELTIVFATTSSDSVLPQIMAKLRNMGVRDSTVGLVIPTGYSFNLDAFSIYITLAAVFIAQATNTPISMSDLLTILAIALVTSKGAHGVPGSAIVVLAATLHAIPAIPAIGLVLVLSVDWFMGIARALGNLVGNCVATVAIAAWEGDIDRERAHAVLDGKAEPLTQEEDHASAIVPPVIVPIPHSSH, from the coding sequence ATGCGCCGCTTTGTCAGATCACTGTTCGGACAGGTAGTGATCGCACTCATACTGGGTGTGCTCGCCGGACTGCTGGCCCCTGAATGGGCCGTGAAACTCAAACCCCTGGGCGATGGCTTCATCAAGCTCATCAAGATGATCATTCCCATACTGGTGTTCTGCGTGGTCGTGCACGGCATTGCCGGCGCGGGCGACCTCAAGCGCGTCGGTCGCGTGGGCGTCAAGGCCCTGATCTATTTCGAGGTGCTGACCACCATCGCCCTGGGCATGGGCCTGGTGCTGGCCTTTGTCTTCGAGCCCGGCGTGGGCATGAACGTGGACACCAGCAAGCTCGACGCCTCGGCCATGGCGGCCTACGCCAGCAATGCCGACAAGCTGACCAGCGGCGGCACGGTGGACTTTCTCATGAAGCTCATTCCCACCACCGTGGTGGAGGCCTTCGCCAAGGGCGACGTGCTGCAGGTGCTGCTGTTCGCCGTGCTGTTCGGCTGCGCGCTGACCATGCTGGGCGAGCGCGGCAAGCCCGTCTCTGATCTGGTGGACGCCTTGTCCATGGCCCTGTTCAAGGTCATGGGCATCATCATCAAGCTGGCACCGCTGGGCGTGCTGGGCGCCATCGCCTTCACCGTGGGCCAGTACGGCATAGGCTCGCTCAAGCAGCTGGGCATGCTGGTGGCGCTGTTCTACGTCTCGGTGCTGATCTTCGTGTTCGTGGTGCTGGGCCTGGTGATGCGCCTGTCCGGCTTCAGCCTGATCAAGCTGCTGCGCTATCTGCGCGAGGAGCTGACCATCGTCTTCGCGACCACCTCGTCCGACAGCGTGCTGCCCCAGATCATGGCCAAGCTGCGCAACATGGGTGTACGCGACTCCACCGTGGGCCTGGTGATTCCCACGGGCTACTCCTTCAACCTGGACGCGTTCTCCATCTACATCACGCTGGCTGCGGTCTTCATCGCCCAGGCCACCAACACCCCGATCAGCATGTCCGACCTGCTGACCATTCTGGCCATCGCGCTGGTGACCTCCAAGGGCGCACACGGCGTACCGGGATCGGCCATCGTGGTGCTGGCCGCCACCTTGCACGCCATTCCCGCCATCCCTGCGATCGGCCTGGTGCTGGTGCTGTCGGTGGACTGGTTCATGGGCATTGCACGCGCTCTGGGCAATCTGGTCGGCAACTGCGTGGCCACCGTGGCGATTGCAGCCTGGGAGGGCGACATCGACCGCGAACGTGCCCATGCGGTACTTGACGGCAAGGCCGAGCCACTGACCCAAGAAGAAGACCATGCATCTGCTATCGTGCCGCCTGTCATAGTCCCCATCCCTCACTCCAGCCACTGA
- the metH gene encoding methionine synthase, whose amino-acid sequence MSAAIPSTAIPPMRLSGLEPVFIGDETLFVNVGERTNVTGSKAFARLILNEQYEEALAVARQQVENGAQVIDVNMDEAMLDSKAAMVRFLNLIASEPDIAKVPVMVDSSKWDVIEAGLRCLQGKGIVNSISMKEGVEEFKKHAKLVKRYGAAAVVMAFDEKGQADTFARKIEICERAYRILVDEVGFPPEDIIFDPNIFAVATGIEEHNNYGVDFIEAVRWIKQNLPGAKVSGGVSNVSFSFRGNDPVREAIHTVFLYHAIGAGMDMGIVNAGMVGVYDDLEPQLRERVEDVVLNRRPDAAERLLEIADSAKGAAKDDSKKLEWRGTPEAPKTVGERLSHALVHGITDFITEDTEEAYQQIVVQGGGRPLHVIEGPLMDGMNIVGDLFGAGKMFLPQVVKSARVMKQAVAHLVPYIEEEKRQQEAAGLDVTSKGKIVIATVKGDVHDIGKNIVTVVLQCNNFEVINMGVMVPCHEILARAKAEGADIIGLSGLITPSLEEMQYVAGEMDKDDYFRIKKIPLLIGGATCSRVHTAVKIAPKYDGPVVYVPDASRSVSVAQSLLGEGKQAYLNELSADYDKVRTQHANKKKTPLWTLEQARANAAVVNHAPVVPRTLGRRVFKNFDLAEIAQYIDWGPFFQTWDLAGPYPAILDDEVVGVEARKVLADAQLMLQKIIDGRWLQANGVMGLFPANRVGDDIVFYTDESRSQVLTTWYGMRQQTEKQAVDGPDGRPVMRPSRCLADFVATKESGIADYAGLFAVTAGIGAEKKDKEFEAALDDYSGIMFKALADRLAEAFAECLHQRVRKDLWGYAEDESLSNEELIKEAYKGIRPAPGYPACPDHTAKIDLFKTLQADEIGMTLTESLAMNPASSVSGFYIGNPEASYFNVGQIGEDQLADMAQRRAMDIEELRRYLAPNLG is encoded by the coding sequence ATGTCCGCTGCTATCCCTTCCACTGCCATTCCTCCCATGCGCCTGTCGGGCCTGGAGCCCGTCTTCATCGGCGATGAGACGCTGTTCGTCAACGTGGGCGAGCGCACCAACGTCACCGGCTCCAAGGCCTTTGCGCGCCTGATCCTGAATGAGCAGTACGAGGAGGCGCTGGCCGTGGCGCGCCAGCAGGTGGAAAACGGCGCCCAGGTGATCGATGTGAACATGGACGAGGCCATGCTGGACAGCAAGGCCGCCATGGTGCGCTTTCTGAATCTGATTGCCTCCGAGCCCGATATCGCCAAGGTGCCGGTGATGGTGGACAGCTCCAAGTGGGATGTGATCGAAGCCGGCCTGCGCTGCCTGCAGGGCAAGGGCATCGTCAACTCGATCTCCATGAAGGAGGGCGTCGAGGAATTCAAGAAGCACGCCAAGCTGGTCAAGCGCTATGGCGCTGCCGCCGTGGTGATGGCGTTTGACGAAAAAGGCCAGGCCGACACCTTTGCTCGCAAGATCGAGATCTGCGAACGCGCCTACCGCATTCTGGTCGACGAAGTGGGCTTCCCGCCTGAGGACATCATCTTCGACCCCAACATCTTTGCCGTGGCCACCGGCATCGAAGAGCACAACAACTACGGCGTTGATTTCATCGAGGCCGTGCGCTGGATCAAGCAGAACCTGCCCGGAGCGAAGGTCTCGGGCGGCGTCTCCAATGTCTCGTTCTCGTTCCGTGGCAACGACCCCGTGCGCGAGGCCATCCACACGGTGTTCCTCTATCACGCGATTGGGGCAGGCATGGACATGGGCATCGTCAATGCCGGCATGGTCGGTGTGTACGATGACCTGGAGCCCCAGCTGCGCGAGCGCGTGGAGGACGTGGTGCTCAACCGCCGCCCCGATGCGGCCGAGCGCCTGCTGGAGATCGCCGACAGCGCCAAGGGCGCGGCCAAGGACGACAGCAAGAAGCTCGAGTGGCGCGGCACGCCCGAGGCACCGAAGACCGTGGGCGAGCGTCTGTCGCATGCCTTGGTGCACGGCATCACCGACTTCATCACCGAAGACACCGAAGAGGCCTACCAGCAGATCGTGGTGCAGGGCGGAGGCCGCCCGCTGCACGTGATCGAAGGCCCGCTCATGGACGGCATGAATATCGTCGGCGACCTGTTCGGTGCCGGCAAGATGTTCCTGCCCCAGGTGGTCAAGTCCGCGCGCGTGATGAAGCAGGCCGTGGCCCACCTTGTGCCCTATATCGAGGAAGAGAAGCGCCAGCAGGAAGCGGCGGGCCTGGACGTGACCAGCAAGGGCAAGATCGTCATCGCCACGGTCAAGGGCGACGTGCACGACATCGGCAAGAACATCGTCACCGTGGTCCTGCAGTGCAACAACTTCGAAGTCATCAACATGGGCGTGATGGTGCCCTGCCACGAGATCCTGGCGCGTGCCAAGGCCGAGGGCGCGGACATCATCGGCCTGTCGGGCCTGATCACTCCCAGCCTCGAAGAGATGCAGTATGTGGCCGGCGAGATGGACAAGGACGACTACTTCCGCATCAAGAAGATTCCGCTGCTGATCGGCGGCGCGACCTGCTCGCGCGTGCATACGGCCGTGAAGATTGCTCCCAAGTACGACGGCCCCGTGGTCTATGTGCCCGACGCCTCGCGCTCGGTCAGCGTGGCGCAGAGCCTGCTGGGCGAAGGCAAGCAGGCCTATCTGAACGAGCTGAGCGCCGACTACGACAAGGTGCGCACCCAGCATGCCAACAAGAAGAAGACGCCGCTGTGGACGCTGGAGCAGGCCAGAGCCAATGCTGCCGTGGTGAACCATGCCCCCGTGGTGCCGCGCACCCTGGGCCGCCGCGTGTTCAAGAACTTCGACCTGGCCGAAATTGCCCAGTACATCGATTGGGGCCCGTTCTTCCAGACCTGGGATCTGGCGGGGCCGTACCCGGCCATCCTCGACGATGAGGTCGTGGGCGTGGAAGCGCGCAAGGTACTGGCCGATGCCCAGCTCATGCTGCAAAAGATCATTGACGGCCGCTGGCTGCAGGCCAATGGCGTGATGGGCCTGTTCCCGGCCAATCGCGTGGGCGACGACATCGTGTTCTACACCGACGAGTCGCGCAGCCAGGTGCTGACCACCTGGTACGGCATGCGTCAGCAGACCGAAAAACAGGCCGTGGACGGCCCGGATGGCCGGCCCGTGATGCGCCCCAGCCGCTGCCTGGCCGATTTTGTGGCCACCAAGGAGTCGGGCATTGCCGACTATGCAGGCCTGTTTGCCGTGACTGCCGGCATCGGCGCTGAAAAGAAGGACAAGGAGTTCGAAGCTGCGCTGGACGACTACAGCGGCATCATGTTCAAGGCCCTGGCCGACCGTCTGGCAGAAGCCTTTGCCGAATGTCTGCACCAGCGCGTGCGCAAGGATCTGTGGGGCTATGCCGAAGACGAGAGCCTGAGCAACGAGGAACTCATCAAGGAAGCCTACAAGGGCATTCGCCCCGCGCCCGGCTATCCTGCCTGCCCCGATCACACGGCCAAGATCGATCTGTTCAAGACGTTGCAGGCCGATGAAATCGGCATGACGCTGACCGAGAGCCTGGCCATGAACCCCGCATCCAGCGTGAGCGGCTTCTACATCGGCAACCCCGAGGCCAGCTACTTCAACGTGGGCCAGATCGGCGAAGACCAGCTCGCCGATATGGCCCAGCGACGCGCTATGGATATCGAGGAGCTGCGCCGTTATCTGGCGCCGAATCTGGGCTGA
- the cls gene encoding cardiolipin synthase, which yields MTWLLLTLHVLLIAGFGLRILLRRDMRPDVRLAWLMVIVLLPYVSCLLYYLFGEVALGRVPGRRRLNVRQFCQSRSGAAADAGRSPQALPAIPDQWLPAFRYASSINGFVPLPGHRAELMRDGAHARAQMLADMDAARHEINVLYYIWLDDSTGTDVAHALMRAAQRGVTCRAMVDGLGSRALTRSPLWQQMRQAGVHLAIALPISNLLKVMLTSRIDLRNHRKITLIDGRIFYCGSQNCADEGFRIKSRYAPWVDIMLRLQGPVVMQMQQAFASDWAQSDARFAPPAIEAEAGAAADGGFHAVAIAEGPTERARSTPQLVASLLACAQREVVISTPYFVPDSTVLDALCAAALRQVQVTLILPARNDSWIVGAVSRSHYWRLLSAGVHIHEFRPGLLHAKTLCLDGSVSLIGSTNLDLRSFDLNFENNVLLHDEAITEAIRQRQQSYLRDSDAVTLEQVRATLWRKRIWDNLLGALSPLL from the coding sequence ATGACCTGGCTGCTGCTGACTCTTCATGTATTGCTGATTGCCGGTTTCGGCCTGCGCATCCTGCTGCGCCGGGACATGCGGCCCGACGTGCGACTGGCCTGGCTCATGGTCATCGTGCTGCTGCCCTATGTGAGCTGCCTGCTGTACTACCTGTTTGGCGAAGTGGCCCTGGGCCGCGTACCAGGCCGCAGAAGACTCAATGTGCGCCAGTTCTGCCAGTCCCGCAGCGGCGCCGCGGCTGATGCCGGCCGCAGCCCGCAGGCACTGCCGGCTATTCCCGATCAATGGCTGCCGGCCTTCCGCTATGCCTCCTCCATCAACGGCTTCGTGCCGCTGCCCGGCCACAGGGCCGAGCTGATGCGCGATGGCGCACATGCCCGTGCGCAGATGCTGGCCGACATGGATGCCGCACGCCACGAGATCAATGTGCTGTACTACATCTGGCTGGACGACAGCACCGGCACCGATGTGGCCCATGCCCTGATGCGTGCCGCACAGCGCGGCGTGACCTGCAGGGCCATGGTCGACGGACTGGGGTCGCGCGCACTGACGCGCTCGCCACTGTGGCAGCAGATGCGGCAGGCCGGCGTGCACCTGGCCATTGCCCTGCCCATCAGCAATCTGCTCAAGGTCATGCTGACCAGCCGCATCGACCTGCGCAACCACCGCAAGATCACGCTCATCGACGGCAGGATCTTCTATTGCGGCAGCCAGAACTGCGCCGACGAAGGCTTTCGCATCAAGTCTCGCTATGCCCCCTGGGTGGACATCATGCTGCGCCTGCAGGGGCCCGTGGTCATGCAGATGCAGCAGGCCTTTGCCAGCGACTGGGCGCAGTCCGATGCGCGCTTTGCACCTCCGGCAATCGAGGCCGAGGCCGGCGCTGCCGCTGACGGCGGCTTCCATGCTGTTGCGATTGCCGAAGGGCCGACGGAAAGAGCACGCTCTACACCCCAGCTGGTTGCCAGCCTGCTGGCCTGTGCGCAGCGCGAGGTCGTGATCTCCACCCCCTACTTCGTACCAGACAGCACGGTGCTCGATGCCTTGTGCGCTGCCGCGCTGCGCCAGGTACAGGTCACGCTGATCCTGCCCGCCCGCAATGACTCCTGGATCGTCGGCGCCGTCAGTCGCAGCCACTACTGGCGGCTGCTGAGCGCCGGCGTCCATATCCACGAATTCCGCCCCGGCCTGCTGCATGCCAAGACCCTGTGCCTGGACGGCTCGGTCAGCCTGATCGGCTCCACGAATCTGGATCTGCGCAGCTTTGACCTGAACTTCGAGAACAATGTGCTGCTGCACGACGAAGCCATCACCGAGGCCATCCGTCAGCGCCAGCAAAGCTATCTGCGCGACTCCGATGCGGTGACGCTGGAACAGGTGCGAGCCACTCTCTGGCGCAAACGCATCTGGGACAACCTGCTGGGTGCACTGAGCCCGCTGCTGTAA